One Campylobacter pinnipediorum subsp. caledonicus genomic window carries:
- the mnmE gene encoding tRNA uridine-5-carboxymethylaminomethyl(34) synthesis GTPase MnmE — MTSLKNDTIVATATAHGAGSVGIIRMSGFDSLKIAKKMIKKEELTPRYATLCKIYSLDNSFMDEGLIIYFKAPNSFTGEDIVEFQIHGGFTITDMLLNELIKAGARLANPGEFSKRAFLNDKIDLLKANAISAMINARSQSAVKILARQMKGELKEYVENIRLELIKTLAYVETSIDYADDDLPEDIIIQIKQMLVKNSQSLDKIVQISKQRSGLIDGFKIAIVGKPNVGKSSILNSLLKYERAIVSNEAGTTRDTIEEELKVGTHIIKIIDTAGIRENTGAIEEIGISYTLRAIKEADIILAVFDASSKATEQDKQIIKLINNSDKQIFFILNKIDLDIKFDLDLKDPIKISANDSVDEILNTLNNFLNNQDTSELMLSSVSQINACENASTALKNGLDLMQDNELELFAYELNKAIKNIADITKPVEYSELLDEMFSNFCLGK, encoded by the coding sequence ATGACTTCATTAAAAAATGATACAATAGTTGCAACAGCAACAGCACACGGAGCCGGCTCTGTAGGTATAATCAGAATGAGCGGTTTTGATTCTTTAAAAATTGCCAAAAAGATGATAAAAAAAGAAGAATTGACTCCAAGATATGCAACTTTATGCAAAATTTACTCATTAGACAACTCCTTTATGGATGAGGGGTTAATTATATATTTTAAAGCCCCAAATAGCTTTACTGGCGAAGATATAGTTGAGTTTCAAATTCACGGTGGATTTACTATAACAGATATGCTTTTAAATGAACTTATAAAAGCTGGAGCTAGGTTGGCAAACCCTGGTGAATTTAGCAAAAGAGCTTTTTTAAACGATAAAATAGACCTACTAAAAGCAAATGCAATAAGTGCTATGATAAATGCAAGAAGCCAAAGTGCTGTTAAAATACTAGCTAGACAGATGAAAGGCGAATTAAAAGAGTATGTTGAAAATATAAGACTTGAACTTATCAAAACACTGGCATATGTAGAAACAAGCATAGACTATGCCGATGATGACCTACCCGAAGATATAATAATTCAAATAAAGCAAATGCTTGTAAAAAATAGCCAAAGTCTTGATAAAATAGTTCAGATAAGCAAACAAAGAAGCGGTCTTATAGATGGTTTTAAAATAGCAATAGTCGGAAAACCAAATGTCGGAAAAAGCTCTATACTAAATTCACTTTTAAAATATGAAAGAGCAATAGTTTCAAATGAAGCTGGAACAACAAGAGATACAATAGAAGAAGAGTTAAAAGTAGGAACTCATATAATAAAAATAATAGACACAGCTGGAATCAGAGAAAATACAGGAGCTATTGAAGAAATAGGAATAAGCTATACCTTAAGAGCAATAAAAGAAGCCGATATAATACTAGCTGTTTTTGATGCCTCAAGCAAGGCAACCGAGCAAGATAAACAGATAATTAAACTTATAAACAACTCTGATAAACAGATATTTTTTATATTAAATAAGATTGATTTAGATATTAAATTTGATTTGGATTTAAAAGATCCTATAAAAATATCGGCAAATGATAGTGTAGATGAAATTTTAAACACATTAAATAACTTTTTAAATAATCAAGATACAAGTGAGCTAATGCTAAGCTCTGTTTCTCAAATAAATGCTTGTGAAAATGCTAGTACAGCACTAAAAAACGGTTTAGACTTAATGCAAGATAACGAGCTAGAACTTTTTGCTTATGAATTAAACAAGGCTATAAAAAACATAGCAGATATAACAAAACCGGTTGAATATTCTGAATTACTTGATGAAATGTTTTCTAATTTTTGTCTAGGAAAATAA
- a CDS encoding Jag N-terminal domain-containing protein, with translation MRIEAQNLQEAFQKAAEKLNCSVTELDIKVIQHPNNGFLGFFKKNAIIEANNEKTINTPKPKNEQKDSSDKNKKRNKNKKSQNDKKTEPTNIEKQNEPKQDYIIKRLDKEENDKKKQEKAKQENTQNHIESKQNKPQQNIDFDKILPEIKTGLVKLFASSFFKIDKIEVSKYSDDCVLIELDGDDAALLIGKEGYRYKAISYLIHNWLNLKYNLSIRLEIAEFLKNQENTMDQYLSNIIQRIQTNGKAQTKPLDGVLVKIAVSKLREKFPDKYVGIKTNGNDKFVIVNDFIKK, from the coding sequence ATGCGTATAGAAGCACAAAATTTACAAGAAGCTTTTCAAAAAGCAGCAGAGAAGTTAAATTGCTCCGTAACAGAACTTGATATAAAGGTTATACAGCACCCTAATAATGGATTTTTAGGGTTTTTTAAAAAAAATGCAATTATAGAAGCCAATAATGAAAAAACCATAAATACACCTAAACCAAAAAATGAGCAAAAAGATTCTAGTGACAAAAATAAAAAAAGAAATAAAAATAAAAAAAGTCAAAATGATAAAAAAACTGAACCAACAAATATAGAAAAACAAAATGAACCTAAACAAGATTATATTATAAAGCGTTTAGACAAAGAAGAAAACGACAAGAAAAAGCAAGAAAAAGCAAAACAAGAAAATACACAAAATCACATAGAGTCTAAACAAAACAAACCTCAGCAAAATATTGATTTTGATAAAATTTTACCTGAAATCAAAACTGGTCTAGTAAAACTTTTTGCCTCTAGTTTCTTTAAAATAGATAAAATTGAAGTTAGTAAGTATTCAGATGATTGTGTATTAATTGAGCTTGATGGAGATGATGCGGCTTTACTTATAGGTAAAGAGGGATATAGATATAAAGCTATATCTTATTTGATTCATAATTGGCTTAACCTTAAATACAATCTATCAATAAGACTTGAAATAGCTGAGTTTTTAAAAAATCAAGAAAATACGATGGATCAATACCTAAGCAATATCATACAAAGAATTCAAACAAATGGAAAAGCTCAAACAAAACCACTTGATGGAGTGCTTGTAAAAATTGCTGTTTCTAAATTGAGAGAGAAATTTCCAGATAAATATGTTGGTATAAAAACCAATGGAAACGATAAGTTTGTTATAGTAAATGACTTCATTAAAAAATGA